One Hevea brasiliensis isolate MT/VB/25A 57/8 chromosome 5, ASM3005281v1, whole genome shotgun sequence genomic region harbors:
- the LOC131179876 gene encoding pro-hevein-like: protein MGRVMNICMVVLLCLTGVAIAEQCGRQAGGKLCPNNLCCSQWGWCGSTDEYCSPDHNCQSNCKDSGEGVGGGSASNVLATYHLYNPQDHGWDLNAVNAYCSTWDANKPYSWRSKYGWTAFCGPVGAHGQPSCGKCLSVTNTGTGAKTTVRIVDQCSNGGLDLDVNVFRQLDTDGKGYERGHLTVNYQFIDCGDSFNPLFSIMKSSVIN, encoded by the exons ATGGGAAGAGTTATGAATATATGTATGGTTGTTTTATTATGTTTAACAGGTGTTGCAATTGCTGAGCAATGTGGTCGGCAAGCAGGTGGCAAGCTCTGCCCCAATAACCTATGTTGTAGCCAGTGGGGGTGGTGTGGCTCCACTGATGAATATTGTTCACCTGATCATAACTGCCAAAGCAATTGCAAAGACAGCGGCGAAGGTGTTGGTGGTGGAAGTGCTTCCAACGTTCTTGCGACGTACCATTTGTATAATCCGCAGGATCATGGATGGGACTTGAATGCCGTAAATGCATATTGCTCTACATGGGATGCTAACAAGCCATATTCATGGCGGAGCAAGTATGGCTGGACTGCATTCTGCGGTCCCGTCGGAGCACATGGCCAGCCCTCCTGTGGAAAGTGCTTGAGT GTGACAAATACAGGGACTGGAGCTAAAACGACGGTGAGGATTGTGGATCAATGTAGTAATGGAGGACTAGATTTGGACGTGAATGTTTTCCGTCAACTGGATACAGATGGGAAAGGATATGAACGAGGTCATCTTACAGTGAACTACCAATTTATTGATTGTGGAGATTCCTTCAATCCTCTATTCTCCATTATGAAATCATCAGTAATTAATTAA
- the LOC131168700 gene encoding pro-hevein-like produces MGRVMNICMVVLLCLTGVAIAEQCGRQAGGKLCPNNLCCSQWGWCGSTDEYCSPDHNCQSNCKDSGEGVGGGSASNVLATYHLYNSQDHGWDLNAASAYCSTWDANKPYSWRSKYGWTAFCGPVGAHGQPSCGKCLSVTNTGTGAKTTVRIVDQCSNGGLDLDVNVFRQLDTDGKGYERGHLTVNYQFVDCGDSFNPLFSIMKSSVIN; encoded by the exons ATGGGAAGAGTTATGAATATATGTATGGTTGTTTTATTATGTTTAACAGGTGTTGCAATTGCTGAGCAATGTGGTCGGCAAGCAGGTGGCAAGCTCTGCCCCAATAACCTATGTTGTAGCCAGTGGGGGTGGTGTGGCTCCACAGATGAATATTGTTCACCTGATCATAACTGCCAAAGCAATTGCAAAGACAGCGGCGAAGGTGTTGGTGGTGGAAGTGCTTCCAACGTTCTTGCGACGTACCATTTGTATAATTCACAGGATCATGGATGGGACTTGAATGCCGCAAGTGCATATTGCTCTACATGGGATGCTAACAAGCCATATTCATGGCGGAGCAAGTATGGCTGGACTGCATTCTGCGGTCCCGTCGGAGCACACGGCCAACCCTCCTGTGGAAAGTGCTTGAGT GTGACAAATACAGGGACTGGAGCTAAAACGACAGTGAGGATTGTGGATCAGTGTAGTAATGGAGGACTAGATTTGGACGTGAATGTTTTCCGTCAACTGGACACAGATGGGAAAGGATATGAACGAGGTCATCTTACAGTGAACTACCAATTTGTTGATTGTGGAGATTCCTTCAATCCTCTATTCTCCATTATGAAATCATCAGTAATTAATTAA